The Abyssisolibacter fermentans DNA window ATTTGTTTTATAGTTAAGTTATTTTCCATTGCAACGTTTATACACTCATCAAGTGTATAATTATCATAGTTTTTTGCCACTATAGTTTCTCCTTCAGCGTATGATAAAAGGAGAGATGTAAAGAATAAAACTACTGCTAATATTGAACAAATTTTCTTTTTCATATCTTATACTCCTTTAAAATAAATTTAATCTGTTCATATCCTTATACCTCTAGTCTTCAATTCTAACTTTATCTCCATTAACTAACATACTAATACCTTGAATTACAAGTTTATCATTATCGTTAAGACCTGTAACCTTAGCGGAGGTTTCATGAATAGATTCAATTTGTATTATTTTTTCATTTGCAATATCATTATTGACAACATATACATAGTCTTGACTATTTGATTTTATGCTTTTAATAGGTATCCAAATACCATTTTCTTCACCAATTTGTATGTCTACATTAACTATGAATCCAATTTTAAAATTATTTTCATTTAATGCTAGTTCAACATTATAAGTTCTAGTATCAGTATCAGGAAGTTCACTAATATTAGTTATTGTTCCTTCGACTACTGTATTATTAGCTTTTATTTGCGCTGTATCACCAAGTTTAGTTTTTACGATATCTTCTTGTGTCAGCCCAACGTTGACTATTTTATTATCATTTCTAACTACAACAACAGGATAACCTGCACTTACCATTTCACCTTCTTTAAAAAGAGTATCAACAATATAGCCATTTGAATCAGCCTTTAAGGTTGCATCCTGTAGTAAACTTTCTTTATAGTCAAAATCAACTTTTGCTTGATTTTTTAGTTCATTTGCTTGGTTTAATTCTGATTGTCTTATATCAAGTTGTAGCTTGGCTTCTTCATATTTTTGTTTTGAAATTGCATTTTTTTCATACATGTTTTTAATTCTCTCATATGTATCATTAGCAAAGTTATAAGCGTCTAGAGCCTTAGTATATTGTGACTTTGAAGCATCTAATTGAGCTTTAGATGCTTCGTATGAAAACCTTAAATCCTTAGTATCAAGTTTTGCTAATAGAGAACCTTTAGAAATTTTTTCACCTTTAGTAATATAAACTTTTTCAATTTTGCCGGGACTTTTAAAACCTAATTTTTTTATTTCATTATAATTAACAGTACCAATATAATTTAGTAAAACTGGTTTTGTCTCATTTTTCAATGTTATTGTTTTTACAGGCTTTATTGTATCTGCTTGTTGAACGGGTATTTCATTGGAACATGATATTCCAAGAATACACATCATAATTGCAATACTTATAGTGAATATCTTTTTCATATTATTACCTCCTAGATATTAGTGTATATATGTTTTCTATTATTTAGATGTTTATTATTTGATATTAAATAAAATACATATAAACGTGTATAGACTTATTCATTTTTAATATATCATTTACACCATTTAATTACAATTATGTCAATAAAAATAAAGAGATTTTTAATTGATTTTTTA harbors:
- a CDS encoding efflux RND transporter periplasmic adaptor subunit, yielding MKKIFTISIAIMMCILGISCSNEIPVQQADTIKPVKTITLKNETKPVLLNYIGTVNYNEIKKLGFKSPGKIEKVYITKGEKISKGSLLAKLDTKDLRFSYEASKAQLDASKSQYTKALDAYNFANDTYERIKNMYEKNAISKQKYEEAKLQLDIRQSELNQANELKNQAKVDFDYKESLLQDATLKADSNGYIVDTLFKEGEMVSAGYPVVVVRNDNKIVNVGLTQEDIVKTKLGDTAQIKANNTVVEGTITNISELPDTDTRTYNVELALNENNFKIGFIVNVDIQIGEENGIWIPIKSIKSNSQDYVYVVNNDIANEKIIQIESIHETSAKVTGLNDNDKLVIQGISMLVNGDKVRIED